Proteins from a single region of Tachysurus vachellii isolate PV-2020 chromosome 15, HZAU_Pvac_v1, whole genome shotgun sequence:
- the si:ch211-137a8.4 gene encoding protein IWS1 homolog isoform X2, whose amino-acid sequence MAETEVNTEPVQVDTGESKAEEEPSNAETSPVPTEETQPTNEAPQSTEPTIDNKVKPASEKIWDSFLNKSGLGKVMGGKKKKEHSAVTEEVLAEDPDKSSATNKNDQEEEATPNDQSTCQTASEAATDGQVIEKVPDNEEAIQEEKALGAKPKQGEKSSVRDFIRKPVAKIFSHKSTEKKEGSGELSKHGKVRSKSLDRLEDADGSTTVADQNDDPQSPEQADKSTSQPAKPIKRWHSFKKLMAQKSHKKGTEETKDAEGAEGDSADVAGDTGTLDSTTKLEHTGQKRWKLKRSWTFQGIKRDPSVVGIHKPKDKDSSDNIKDENTTETGQVAPLISEDSKESGDGETQEKTHENGDEDKEATAAATATTHTKIVDQHANDIWTSFKKRVIPKSKKAADAGGEEEEPTGEQEQTEEPQAGKDSGKTAKSKRTHFNRAVSLKNFILRKGKSTSMDMGDGSAVQKENKGEAKDTDGSADTAGATDLPQDGSEDQAATPCEINNGAQVVDEHKSLDGEDKSLPSIPSGEQSDTPHLSSEGDQTHPNVEPKTNGENGHSDSAAEDTTAHNEPPVQVDVVKEEETNQEDTNYCDKTCAKDGKIMNPAGNCGTENAVAESEKMAGNV is encoded by the exons ATGGCAGAAACAGAGGTTAACACAGAACCAGTCCAAGTGGATACTGGGGAGAGCAAAGCTGAGGAGGAGCCTTCAAATGCAGAGACATCCCCAGTTCCAACAGAGGAAACTCAGCCTACCAACGAGGCACCCCAGTCCACAGAGCCAACAATAGATAACAAAGTCAAGCCAGCCTCAGAGAAAATCTGGGACTCTTTTCTAAACAAAAGTGGACTTGGTAAAGTAATgggagggaagaagaaaaaagagcatAGTGCAGTAACTGAAGAGGTTCTTGCAGAAGACCCAGATAAGAGCTCAGCCACAAATAAGAATGATCAAGAAGAGGAAGCCACTCCTAATGACCAGTCAACTTGTCAGACAGCTAGTGAAGCAGCAACGGATGGCCAAGTTATTGAAAAAGTTCCAGACAACGAGGAGGCCATCCAAGAGGAGAAAGCACTCGGTGCCAAGCCAAAGCAGGGAGAAAAGTCCAGTGTACGTGATTTCATTCGCAAGCCTGTTGCCAAGATTTTCTCCCACAAAagcacagagaaaaaagaaggcTCTGGAGAACTGTCAAAACATGGAAAGGTTCGATCAAAATCTCTTGACAGACTGGAGGATGCTGATGGCAGCACAACTGTAGCGGATCAAAACGACGATCCACAATCACCAGAACAGGCAGATAAATCAACTTCCCAACCAGCAAAACCAATAAAACGCTGGCATTCCTTTAAGAAGCTTATGGCACAGAAGAGTCACAAGAAAGGCACCGAGGAAACCAAGGATGCAGAAGGAGCAGAGGGTGACAGTGCAGATGTAGCAGGGGACACTGGGACACTAGACTCAACAACAAAGTTAGAGCACACTGGGCAGAAAAGGTGGAAATTGAAGAGGTCTTGGACTTTTCAAGGTATAAAGAGAGATCCATCAGTTGTTGGAATCCACAAACCAAAGGACAAAGACTCTTCAGATAATATCAAAGATGAGAATACCACAGAGACAGGTCAGGTTGCCCCGCTAATTTCTGAAGATTCAAAGGAATCAGGTGATGGAGAAACTCAAGAGAAGACCCATGAAAATGGAGATGAGGATAAAGAGGCAACTGCAGCAGCAACTGCAACAACACATACAAAAATTGTAGACCAGCATGCAAATGATATCTGGACCTCATTTAAAAAGCGAGTAATTCCTAAGTCAAAGAAAGCAGCAGATGCTGGTGGAGAAGAGGAAGAACCAACAGGTGAACAAGAACAGACTGAAGAACCACAGGCAGGTAAAGACTCAGGCAAGACTGCCAAGTCAAAAAGGACACATTTCAACCGTGCTGTCTCACTAAAGAATTTCATACTGCGTAAGGGGAAAAGTACTAGCATGGATATGGGGGATGGCTCAGCAGTACAGAAAGAGAATAAAGGGGAAGCTAAAGACACGGATGGCTCTGCAGACACAGCTGGGGCAACTGACCTCCCACAGGATGGATCAGAGGACCAGGCTGCCACACCATGTGAGATCAACAACGGAGCTCAGGTGGTAGATGAGCACAAAAGTTTAGATGGTGAGGATAAGTCCCTCCCAAGCATACCATCTGGCGAGCAGTCAGACACGCCTCACTTATCATCAGAAGGAGATCAGACACATCCAAATGTGGAACCCAAGACCAATGGTGAGAATGGGCATTCAGATTCTGCAGCAGAAGACACCACAGCACATAATGAGCCCCCTGTCCAGGTTGATGTTGTAAAGGAAGAAGAGACAAACCAGGAGGACACCAACTATTGTGACAAAACTTGTGCAAAGGATGGGAAGATTATGAATCCTGCTGGGAACTGTGGTACTGAAAATGCAGTTGCTGAAAGCG AAAAAATGGCGGGAAACGTGTGA
- the si:ch211-137a8.4 gene encoding protein IWS1 homolog isoform X1 — protein sequence MAETEVNTEPVQVDTGESKAEEEPSNAETSPVPTEETQPTNEAPQSTEPTIDNKVKPASEKIWDSFLNKSGLGKVMGGKKKKEHSAVTEEVLAEDPDKSSATNKNDQEEEATPNDQSTCQTASEAATDGQVIEKVPDNEEAIQEEKALGAKPKQGEKSSVRDFIRKPVAKIFSHKSTEKKEGSGELSKHGKVRSKSLDRLEDADGSTTVADQNDDPQSPEQADKSTSQPAKPIKRWHSFKKLMAQKSHKKGTEETKDAEGAEGDSADVAGDTGTLDSTTKLEHTGQKRWKLKRSWTFQGIKRDPSVVGIHKPKDKDSSDNIKDENTTETGQVAPLISEDSKESGDGETQEKTHENGDEDKEATAAATATTHTKIVDQHANDIWTSFKKRVIPKSKKAADAGGEEEEPTGEQEQTEEPQAGKDSGKTAKSKRTHFNRAVSLKNFILRKGKSTSMDMGDGSAVQKENKGEAKDTDGSADTAGATDLPQDGSEDQAATPCEINNGAQVVDEHKSLDGEDKSLPSIPSGEQSDTPHLSSEGDQTHPNVEPKTNGENGHSDSAAEDTTAHNEPPVQVDVVKEEETNQEDTNYCDKTCAKDGKIMNPAGNCGTENAVAESAEKMAGNV from the exons ATGGCAGAAACAGAGGTTAACACAGAACCAGTCCAAGTGGATACTGGGGAGAGCAAAGCTGAGGAGGAGCCTTCAAATGCAGAGACATCCCCAGTTCCAACAGAGGAAACTCAGCCTACCAACGAGGCACCCCAGTCCACAGAGCCAACAATAGATAACAAAGTCAAGCCAGCCTCAGAGAAAATCTGGGACTCTTTTCTAAACAAAAGTGGACTTGGTAAAGTAATgggagggaagaagaaaaaagagcatAGTGCAGTAACTGAAGAGGTTCTTGCAGAAGACCCAGATAAGAGCTCAGCCACAAATAAGAATGATCAAGAAGAGGAAGCCACTCCTAATGACCAGTCAACTTGTCAGACAGCTAGTGAAGCAGCAACGGATGGCCAAGTTATTGAAAAAGTTCCAGACAACGAGGAGGCCATCCAAGAGGAGAAAGCACTCGGTGCCAAGCCAAAGCAGGGAGAAAAGTCCAGTGTACGTGATTTCATTCGCAAGCCTGTTGCCAAGATTTTCTCCCACAAAagcacagagaaaaaagaaggcTCTGGAGAACTGTCAAAACATGGAAAGGTTCGATCAAAATCTCTTGACAGACTGGAGGATGCTGATGGCAGCACAACTGTAGCGGATCAAAACGACGATCCACAATCACCAGAACAGGCAGATAAATCAACTTCCCAACCAGCAAAACCAATAAAACGCTGGCATTCCTTTAAGAAGCTTATGGCACAGAAGAGTCACAAGAAAGGCACCGAGGAAACCAAGGATGCAGAAGGAGCAGAGGGTGACAGTGCAGATGTAGCAGGGGACACTGGGACACTAGACTCAACAACAAAGTTAGAGCACACTGGGCAGAAAAGGTGGAAATTGAAGAGGTCTTGGACTTTTCAAGGTATAAAGAGAGATCCATCAGTTGTTGGAATCCACAAACCAAAGGACAAAGACTCTTCAGATAATATCAAAGATGAGAATACCACAGAGACAGGTCAGGTTGCCCCGCTAATTTCTGAAGATTCAAAGGAATCAGGTGATGGAGAAACTCAAGAGAAGACCCATGAAAATGGAGATGAGGATAAAGAGGCAACTGCAGCAGCAACTGCAACAACACATACAAAAATTGTAGACCAGCATGCAAATGATATCTGGACCTCATTTAAAAAGCGAGTAATTCCTAAGTCAAAGAAAGCAGCAGATGCTGGTGGAGAAGAGGAAGAACCAACAGGTGAACAAGAACAGACTGAAGAACCACAGGCAGGTAAAGACTCAGGCAAGACTGCCAAGTCAAAAAGGACACATTTCAACCGTGCTGTCTCACTAAAGAATTTCATACTGCGTAAGGGGAAAAGTACTAGCATGGATATGGGGGATGGCTCAGCAGTACAGAAAGAGAATAAAGGGGAAGCTAAAGACACGGATGGCTCTGCAGACACAGCTGGGGCAACTGACCTCCCACAGGATGGATCAGAGGACCAGGCTGCCACACCATGTGAGATCAACAACGGAGCTCAGGTGGTAGATGAGCACAAAAGTTTAGATGGTGAGGATAAGTCCCTCCCAAGCATACCATCTGGCGAGCAGTCAGACACGCCTCACTTATCATCAGAAGGAGATCAGACACATCCAAATGTGGAACCCAAGACCAATGGTGAGAATGGGCATTCAGATTCTGCAGCAGAAGACACCACAGCACATAATGAGCCCCCTGTCCAGGTTGATGTTGTAAAGGAAGAAGAGACAAACCAGGAGGACACCAACTATTGTGACAAAACTTGTGCAAAGGATGGGAAGATTATGAATCCTGCTGGGAACTGTGGTACTGAAAATGCAGTTGCTGAAAGCG CAGAAAAAATGGCGGGAAACGTGTGA